ATGGCTTTCCCACCATCAATATCGTCCGAATCTTCCGAACCCTAAAGCAAAGAGAGAGCAGCGCTATCTCACGGCCAAACCATCGAAAGTCGTGCTTGTTACCCAGTCGATGATCTGGTCATGCGTGTATTGGCCTGACTCCTTGAGCAATGCCACGACCGGATCGCAGGCGCGCGCGAACAGAGTGTAGAGTACTAGTTCAGCGGGTAGTCGCAACTGCAAATGACCACCTGTCTGGGCTTCGGTAATCCACGTACTGAGCCTATTGCTCAACGCAATGAGTCGATCCATGTACTCGTCGTTCGATTGCAATGAGGCGCTGAGACTCGAATTTTGCGCCGGAAGTGAGGGCATTTGTCCTTCCAGTTGCGTTTGCATAGCCCACCGCACGACTGCTTTGAGCTGATCCAGCGCAGGAGTGCTCTGACCGGATTCGGCTACCTGCTCGGCCTCTCGGCGCAAGCCATCCACAAAACTCAAAGCACGATCCAGCACGCCGACCATCGCTGCGCCGGCTAGCTCTTCTTTGGAAGTAAACAACTTGTACAGACTGGCCTTGGCGACTCCTGCTTCAGCAGCGACCTCATCCACCGTCATCGCGTCGTAGCCCTTAGTCGCCAAAAGGCGGTTCACCGCCGCCACGACAGCCTCTTCCCGTACACGTTGAATTTGTTCTTTGATTGTTGACCGAGCGTTCATAGCCAATATTTTAGGACGCACAAGATCATCTTGCACACCAGATAGTGCAAATTTGAAATTTAAGGTTTATAGTTTGAACTAAGCAGTTCAAGATTTGATCTTTTTGGTTTTCTTGAGTGTTCACCCAATACTTCAAGGAGCTTTCATGCCTCGCATAGCTGTTATCGGTTCGGGCATATCCGGTCTGGCCGCCGCATTTCGTCTAGCTACCTCCCAAGCATCGCACGGCGTTTGCTTAATCGAAGCGACCAGCCATTTCGGCGGACATGCCAACACGTTAGAGCTCTGCCTAGATGATGTAAGCCATGGCGTAGATACAGGATTCCTAGTATTCAATCATCGTACC
This region of Comamonas thiooxydans genomic DNA includes:
- a CDS encoding TetR/AcrR family transcriptional regulator, giving the protein MNARSTIKEQIQRVREEAVVAAVNRLLATKGYDAMTVDEVAAEAGVAKASLYKLFTSKEELAGAAMVGVLDRALSFVDGLRREAEQVAESGQSTPALDQLKAVVRWAMQTQLEGQMPSLPAQNSSLSASLQSNDEYMDRLIALSNRLSTWITEAQTGGHLQLRLPAELVLYTLFARACDPVVALLKESGQYTHDQIIDWVTSTTFDGLAVR